The proteins below are encoded in one region of Oncorhynchus kisutch isolate 150728-3 linkage group LG14, Okis_V2, whole genome shotgun sequence:
- the pomca gene encoding proopiomelanocortin a: MLCPAWLLAVAVVGVVSGVKGQCWENPRCQDLNSENSILECIQLCRSDLTAESPIFPGEVHLQPNSPSDFPPPTLPLSPPSPLSPLEQQNIVSPQAKRSYSMEHFRWGKPVGKKRRPVKVYTNGVEEESSEGFPSEMRRELGTNEAMYPSLEAGAVEGGEGLGGEADGLGGVFSLQEKKDGSYKMNHFRWSGPPASKRYGGFMKSWDERSQKPLLTLFKNVIIKDGQQKREQ, from the exons ATGCTGTGTCCTGCGTGGTTATTGGCTGTGGCTGTGGTGGGTGTGGTCAGCGGGGTTAAAGGTCAGTGCTGGGAGAATCCTCGCTGTCAAGACCTCAACTCTGAGAACAGCATCCTG GAGTGCATCCAGCTCTGTCGTTCTGACCTCACCGCCGAATCTCCCATCTTCCCTGGCGAGGTCCATCTCCAACCCAACTCCCCCTCTGACTTTCCTCCCCCCACCTTacctctgtcccccccctctcccctgtcccccttGGAGCAGCAGAACATTGTGTCCCCCCAGGCCAAGCGTTCCTACTCCATGGAACACTTCCGCTGGGGGAAGCCTGTGGGAAAGAAGCGCCGCCCGGTGAAGGTTTACACCAACGGTGTGGAGGAGGAGTCCTCCGAGGGCTTCCCCAGCGAGATGAGACGAGAGCTGGGCACCAACGAGGCCATGTACCCCTCCCTGGAGGCTGGGGCtgtggaagggggagagggcCTGGGGGGCGAGGCAGATGGCCTGGGTGGGGTGTTTAGTCTTCAGGAGAAGAAAGACGGCTCGTACAAGATGAACCACTTCCGCTGGAGCGGACCGCCCGCCAGTAAGCGCTATGGAGGGTTCATGAAGAGCTGGGACGAACGTAGCCAGAAACCACTGCTCACGCTGTTCAAAAATGTCATCATCAAAGACGGACAGCAGAAGAGAGAGCAgtaa